In Tetrapisispora phaffii CBS 4417 chromosome 6, complete genome, a single genomic region encodes these proteins:
- the EFM5 gene encoding protein-lysine N-methyltransferase (similar to Saccharomyces cerevisiae YGR001C; ancestral locus Anc_4.127), with product MSDSDSDSDLDIELTLSSHALAALEEFRQEEVKYQEKFSKLLTSADEEFAQKKKEEGMNLFKEDWQLSQFWYNDATANMLADALLEGADEDTVIAIVSAPSVYAAILKKNADEVPTKHIHLFEFDERFKLLAEKDHFFFYDYNKPLEFNEKLRGKVDRLLIDPPFLNDDCQSKSSITANAMLKPKTNEKTKHGVIKSRFISCTGERVSDVIAKSYPDAKVTTFIPEHKNGLSNEFKCYSNFEWRGWKFE from the exons atgtCAGATTCAGATTCAGATTCAGATTTAGATATTGAATT AACATTGTCATCCCATGCCCTAGCTGCATTAGAGGAATTTAGACAGGAAGAGGTTAAATACCAAGAAAAATTCAGCAAACTTTTGACCAGTGCTGATGAAGAGTTTgctcaaaagaaaaaagaagaaggtaTGAACctatttaaagaagattGGCAATTATCACAATTTTGGTATAATGATGCCACCGCAAATATGCTCGCGGATGCCCTGTTAGAAGGTGCTGATGAGGATACCGTTATTGCTATTGTTAGTGCACCATCTGTATATGCAGCAATACTAAAGAAAAATGCAGATGAGGTACCAACTAAGCATATTCacttatttgaatttgatgaaCGTTTTAAATTGTTAGCTGAGAAGGatcattttttcttttatgaCTATAATAAACCATTAGAATTCAATGAGAAACTAAGGGGTAAAGTAGATAGATTATTAATAGATCCACCTTTTCTGAACGATGATTGTCAATCAAAAT CTTCAATAACTGCAAATGCAATGCTAAAACCCAAAACCAACGAGAAAACTAAACATGGTGTTATTAAAAGTCGTTTCATTTCCTGTACTGGCGAAAGAGTCTCTGATGTAATAGCTAAATCTTATCCTGATGCTAAAGTTACTACTTTCATTCCAGAACATAAAAATGGATTAAGCAATGAGTTTAAATGTTACTCTAATTTTGAATGGAGGGGCTGGAAGTTTGAATAA
- the NUP60 gene encoding FG-nucleoporin NUP60 (similar to Saccharomyces cerevisiae NUP60 (YAR002W); ancestral locus Anc_4.125) has translation MEGKSFRSNLRTAKYPDKKTKKSIFSKFKQVIEPLIDKFVRQNDNMSNGDTSIKFNRRTGETDTRSSSVNLPGSFFNPDSSYTRIIARDHQDETLINNFPDSIRDLHDEGECTIDADVSNAKLSAFFAEKGDQPLTEIEKEGILSIIKRTVGVNEKRSNFDNKSEIEGITSSRVLKSANNSMCSSPLNPPTFIPKFDNLPSPRNLSLPIYPKRRRIFDYSRTPSTYRTTVLKYSSLPSSYTVSESTLPIQEKNDFNKVNSVQKKKKKISNTASALLSLLDNQESEVNESSELANPYSAHVSKLRNYKKHQVDNQKDSAPLNIAEYKPISVGRSSKFDSYNSLKSNELTPSTSNFDRYKPARSSSLRSSVITEDIPLSKFGNESKNSDSNVPHNTLKLQSASSGFMSNPSTLKNEEKKVESNSIKTLFEMKPVVNPSLPSLSKNNDATIEHNNNENNDNLELEHADDSVIKTNNIDSGTGMEPVSIFGKPENSKVEQPFTFGKVTTFDSKVVNANSTIFQNPIATPIENKSIEEEGIKFEFGEPIASNIKLSDADELKVKKYTSMFVF, from the coding sequence atggaGGGCAAGTCATTTCGTAGCAATTTAAGAACTGCCAAGTACCCTGATAAAAAGACTAAGAAAtctatattttctaaatttaagCAGGTGATTGAACCGTTAATTGATAAGTTTGTGCGccaaaatgataatatgtCTAATGGGGATACTtctatcaaatttaatcGTAGGACTGGAGAGACAGACACACGTTCTTCTTCAGTAAATTTGCCTGGTAGTTTTTTTAATCCCGATAGTTCATATACTAGAATCATTGCAAGGGATCACCAGGATGAAACCTTAATCAATAATTTCCCAGATTCAATTAGAGATTTACATGATGAGGGAGAATGTACGATTGATGCCGATGTTTCTAATGCTAAATTATCTGCTTTTTTTGCTGAAAAGGGCGACCAACCTTTAACTGAGATTGAAAAAGAAGGTATACTCTCGATCATCAAGAGAACTGTTGGTGTGAATGAAAAGAGGAGTAactttgataataaaagtGAAATTGAGGGAATAACATCTTCAAGGGTCTTAAAATCTGCCAATAATTCAATGTGTAGTAGCCCACTGAACCCTCCAACATTTATACctaaatttgataatttgcCATCTCCTAGAAACTTAAGTTTACCAATATATCCAAAAAGAAGACGTATTTTCGACTATTCTAGAACACCATCGACATATAGAACCActgttttaaaatatagTTCTTTACCATCGTCATATACCGTTTCTGAAAGCACTTTACCTATCCAAGagaaaaatgattttaacaAAGTAAACTCTGttcaaaagaagaaaaagaagattaGTAATACAGCTTCTgcattattatctttattggATAACCAAGAATCAGAAGTTAACGAATCATCTGAACTAGCAAACCCATATTCAGCACATGTTAGTAAACTACgtaattataaaaaacaTCAGGTAGATAACCAAAAGGATAGTGCTCCTTTGAATATTGCTGAATATAAACCTATCAGTGTTGGTAGATCTAGCAAATTTGATTCTTACAATTCACTAAAATCAAATGAGCTAACACCATCAActtcaaattttgataGGTATAAACCAGCTAGATCTTCGTCCTTACGCTCTAGCGTAATCACGGAGGACATAcctttatcaaaatttggTAATGAATCTAAAAATAGTGATTCTAACGTACCACATAATACATTAAAATTACAGAGTGCATCATCTGGTTTTATGAGTAACCCAAGcactttaaaaaatgaagaaaagaaagtaGAAAGTAATTCtataaaaacattatttgaaatgaaGCCAGTTGTAAATCCTTCTTTACCATCTTTGTCTAAGAACAATGATGCAACCATAGAAcacaataataatgaaaataatgataactTGGAACTCGAGCACGCCGATGATTCTGTTATCAAGACGAATAATATAGATTCAGGAACTGGTATGGAACctgtttcaatttttggCAAACCTGAAAACAGTAAAGTAGAGCAACCATTTACTTTTGGAAAGGTGACAACTTTTGATAGTAAAGTAGTCAATGCTAATTCCActatatttcaaaatccaATCGCAACTCCAATTGAGAATAAATCAATAGAGGAAGAGGGGATAAAGTTCGAATTTGGTGAACCAATTGCATCCAACATAAAATTAAGTGACGCAGATGAGTTAAAAGTAAAGAAATATACTTCGATGTTTgtcttttaa
- the ERP6 gene encoding Erp6p (similar to Saccharomyces cerevisiae ERP1 (YAR002C-A) and ERP6 (YGL002W); ancestral locus Anc_4.124), whose product MQLVNFIKFALLCVILPTQVLGFYYYGNTGDRKCFIKELSKGTLLEGKYAVQTFDEELKSYRDADSKNVGIVVDIEEIFDDNHRVVHQKNAPVGDFTFIALDSGEHRICLETTDSSWVGKTKAKVSIDFSIGSDSKFDSKKKKTVKSLHQKVNYLNMKVDDIRREQALVREREYKFRDISESVNSKAMWWTILQLCGLIGICVWQMKSLRSFFVKQKVL is encoded by the coding sequence ATGCAATTagttaatttcattaaatttgcACTATTGTGTGTAATTCTACCTACTCAGGTGCTTGGTTTCTACTATTATGGTAATACAGGTGATAGAAAATGTTTTATCAAGGAATTATCTAAAGGTACTTTATTAGAAGGTAAATATGCAGTTCAAACATTCGATGAGGAATTGAAATCATATAGAGATGCTGATTCTAAGAATGTTGGTATCGTTgttgatattgaagaaatattcGATGATAACCATAGAGTTGTTCATCAAAAGAACGCACCAGTAGGTGACTTCACTTTTATTGCATTAGATTCTGGTGAACATAGAATTTGTTTAGAAACTACTGATAGTTCATGGGTTGGTAAAACAAAAGCTAAGGTCTCTATTGATTTCAGTATTGGTAGTGATTCGAAATTCGATTctaagaagaagaaaactGTGAAGTCGTTACATCAAAAAGTAAACTACTTGAATATGAAGGTCGATGATATCAGAAGAGAACAAGCTTTAGTAAGAGAACGTGAATATAAATTCAGAGATATCTCAGAATCCGTTAACTCAAAAGCTATGTGGTGGACTATCTTACAATTATGCGGTTTGATTGGTATCTGTGTTTGGCAAATGAAAAGTTTACGTTCATTCTTCGTTAAACAAAAGGTTTTATAA
- the SWD1 gene encoding COMPASS subunit protein SWD1 (similar to Saccharomyces cerevisiae SWD1 (YAR003W); ancestral locus Anc_4.123), whose translation MNLLFQDPFSVLKEYPEQLTHTIENPLHTVCIKFSQYGDYLAVGSSNGSVIIFDMDTHKPITMLGNQLGSHTRSIQSIEWWSMDNRFILTSSRDWTIKLWDLSDSKKVMKTIQFEEPVWNCKWIDMPATEGNDDFKRNLKYCIVTTYDSKNSYLVNLSESDMGNESPVKSTLGENTFEIVDENESNEIDEGNTLTTCIYPIHKNLIIIGTSKGWLKFYRLKFQDATLKIKLLYKSKISNAIIKHLVVSENGDKLAINSSDRTIRQYFLNVNDENMQKDDDNASNGIELTLVHKYQDVINRLQWNSIFFSNNSAEYLIASTHGSSAHELYIWEANSGSLVRVLEGSQEELMDIDWNFYKMCIASNGLESGDIYLWSIVIPPKWSSLAPDFEEIEDNIDYQEKEDEFDRVDEIEFQQEQNEVEEMEIDLITREQYDIRGNDLFKPSFTIPPDYLRSILAQSHNKVFLP comes from the coding sequence ATGAATCTGTTATTTCAAGATCCGTTCTCAGTGTTGAAAGAATATCCAGAACAATTGACACACACGATTGAGAACCCCTTGCATACTGTGTGTATTAAATTCAGCCAATATGGGGATTATTTGGCGGTAGGCTCATCGAATGGATCAGTCATCATATTCGATATGGATACGCATAAACCAATAACGATGTTAGGTAATCAGTTAGGTTCACATACGCGGTCTATTCAGTCTATTGAATGGTGGTCGATGGATAACAGGTTTATTCTTACGTCTTCAAGGGATTGGACCATTAAACTATGGGATTTATCCGATTCAAAGAAGGTGATGAAAACTATACAATTTGAAGAACCGGTTTGGAATTGTAAATGGATAGATATGCCCGCAACTGAAGGCAATGATGATTTTAAgagaaatttaaaatattgtattGTCACGACATATGATTCTAAGAATTCATATCTAGTAAATTTATCCGAAAGTGATATGGGTAATGAGTCCCCAGTTAAAAGCACTTTGGGAGAAAatacttttgaaattgttgatgaaaatgaatcGAATGAAATAGATGAAGGTAATACATTGACAACATGCATATATCCTATtcataaaaatttaataataataggTACATCAAAAGGTTGGCTCAAGTTTTATAGATTAAAGTTTCAAGATGCCAccttaaaaataaaattattatataagtCTAAAATCAGTAACGCAATTATAAAACATTTAGTGGTTTCAGAAAATGGTGATAAATTAGCAATTAATTCTTCCGATAGAACAATAagacaatattttttgaatgttaatgatgaaaatatgcagaaagatgatgataatgcATCAAATGGCATCGAACTTACATTGGTTCATAAGTATCAGGATGTTATCAATAGATTGCAATGGaattccatttttttcagtAATAACTCTGctgaatatttaattgcATCAACTCATGGTTCATCGGCTCatgaattatatatatgggAAGCAAACTCGGGTAGTTTAGTAAGGGTGCTAGAAGGTTCTCAAGAAGAATTGATGGATATAGATTggaatttttataaaatgtGCATCGCCAGCAATGGTTTAGAATCAGGGGATATATACCTTTGGTCTATTGTGATTCCACCAAAATGGAGTTCACTTGCGCCGGATTTTGAGGAAATCGAAGATAATATCGATTatcaagaaaaagaagatgaatTTGATAGAGTTGACGAAATAGAATTTCAGCAGGAACAAAACGAGGTCGAAGAAATGGAAATAGATTTGATTACAAGAGAACAATACGATATCAGAGGCAACGATTTATTCAAACCTAGTTTTACAATCCCGCCAGATTACTTAAGAAGTATCCTCGCACAATCTCACAATAAAGTATTCCTACCCTAA
- the CDH1 gene encoding Cdh1p (similar to Saccharomyces cerevisiae CDH1 (YGL003C); ancestral locus Anc_4.122), translated as MSYNPFMNNTPHSSPIKNTQDRSSDNNNGYRLRKKQSSNYANASPVSSISSTSQLLTSPFKRSRNAGSRIYNDRFIPSRTAIDLNTMMSITNTNIDYQSNEKDSLSITEDQIELQKEREANHTFDTILKNELFGEKIINDFNSIESSIDRIQNTKSLVRIKNNIRLNDSLPTLHNPLNNSTSSYGNRSDYDDDDNTDEVETDVDDFDSEENASGNNNRVPSTPPHNVNRTSDYSSNSEPVTPRRLNMSQQADQQSFLSNYGRGASLLTYTERRATRPSTESILQTQFNNSSSVVRPDSKQLLLSPKKKTRQIAKIPYRVLDAPSLADDFYYDLIDWSSRDVLAVALGKSIFLTDNNNGDVIHLCDTDNEFTSLNWVGTGSHLAVGQSNGLVEIYDIIKRKCIRTLSGHSDRVSCLSWNNHILSSGSRDRKILHRDVRSPDSYFTQIETHTQEVCGLKWNIEDNRLASGGNDNIVYVYDGVNSKPTLMFTEHTAAVKAMTWSPHRRGILATGGGTADRRLKIWNVNTSAKLNDVDSGSQICNMIWSKNTDEIVTSHGYSRYNLTLWNYPTLEPVAIFKGHSFRVLHLTLSEDGTTVVSGAGDETLRYWKIFNKPKAKAQPESLIFESFYNIR; from the coding sequence ATGTCATATAATCCATTTATGAATAATACGCCGCACTCGTCGccaattaaaaatacaCAGGATAGGAGCAGTGATAACAATAATGGATACCGGCTCAGAAAGAAACAGTCCTCCAATTATGCAAACGCATCTCCAGTCAGTTCTATTTCCTCGACATCACAGCTCTTGACTTCACCATTCAAAAGATCCAGGAATGCAGGGTCAAGGATATATAATGATAGATTTATACCGAGCAGGACTGCAATAGATTTAAATACCATGATGTCCATCACTAATACGAATATTGACTACCAAAGTAATGAGAAGGATTCCCTATCAATCACTGAAGACCAAATAGAATTACAAAAGGAAAGAGAGGCTAATCATACTTTCGATAccattttaaaaaatgagtTATTTGGTgagaaaattataaatgattttaatagTATCGAAAGTAGTATAGATCGTATTCAAAATACAAAAAGCTTAGTACgaataaaaaacaatattagaCTGAATGATTCATTACCAACATTACATAACCCCCTTAACAATTCGACTTCTAGTTATGGAAATAGAAGCGATTATGATGACGATGACAATACTGATGAAGTTGAAACAGATGTTGATGATTTCGACTCAGAAGAGAACGCAAGTGGGAATAACAATAGGGTCCCAAGTACACCACCTCACAATGTAAATAGAACAAGTGATTATTCATCTAATTCAGAACCTGTGACTCCCAGACGATTAAATATGTCCCAGCAAGCTGATCAACAGAGTTTCTTGAGCAATTACGGAAGAGGTGCGAGTTTGTTGACATACACAGAACGTAGAGCAACTAGGCCGTCTACCGAGTCAATATTACAAACACAATTTAACAATTCCTCTTCTGTTGTACGTCCTGATTCTAAACAATTGTTATTATCcccaaaaaagaaaacaagaCAAATTGCAAAAATACCCTACAGAGTTCTAGATGCACCATCTCTTGCAGACGATTTTTATTATGACCTTATAGATTGGTCTAGCCGTGATGTTTTAGCTGTAGCTCTAGGGAAGTCCATATTTTTAACTGACAATAACAATGGAGATGTTATTCATTTATGCGACAcagataatgaatttacAAGTCTGAATTGGGTAGGGACAGGTTCTCATTTAGCTGTGGGTCAGTCAAATGGATTAGTGGAAATTTatgatataattaaaagGAAATGCATTAGAACATTATCAGGTCACAGTGATAGGGTATCATGCCTTTCATGGAACAATCACATATTGAGCTCAGGAAGTCGAGATAGAAAGATTTTGCATAGAGACGTAAGATCCCCTGATTCGTACTTCACTCAAATTGAAACACATACTCAAGAAGTGTGCGGACTCAAATGGAATATTGAAGACAATAGACTGGCATCTGGAGggaatgataatattgtttatgTTTATGATGGTGTAAATAGCAAACCTACATTGATGTTTACAGAACATACGGCCGCAGTTAAAGCAATGACATGGTCACCTCATAGAAGAGGTATTTTGGCAACTGGTGGTGGTACTGCTGATAGGAGGCTTAAAATTTGGAATGTGAATACATCtgcaaaattaaatgatgtCGATTCTGGTTCCCAAATATGTAATATGATTTGGTCAAAGAATACTGATGAAATTGTGACATCGCATGGTTACTCAAGATATAATTTGACCTTATGGAATTATCCAACCCTTGAGCCAGTTGCCATATTTAAAGGCCATAGTTTCAGAGTCCTTCATCTCACGCTATCTGAGGATGGGACTACTGTAGTGTCTGGTGCA